One Williamsia phyllosphaerae genomic window, CGTCGGTGTCGGGGTAGGTCGCCGACATCCGCTTGTCGCGACCCGTCGACGCTCCGGTCTCGTGAACGACCGTGACGCGCAGACCGTCGATGGTCACGTCGGCGCGCTCGGGCATCCGCGCCCGTAGTTCCGGCCCGTCGTTGTTACCCCAACAGGCGATCAGTCGTGCCGCCCGTGCGTCGAGCAGCTCGAACGTCGCGAGGTCCACCCAGTCTCCGGCGTGGATGACGACGTCCGCGTCGTCGACCGCGGCCAACAACTCATCGGGAAGCACCTTTGCGCGCTTCGGGAGGTGGGTGTCGGAGGTGAGCACCACGCGCAGGGCCGTGGATGAGGTCATGTCCTCCACGCTAGCCGCGGGGAAGGGGCGGATGGCAGCCGACGCCCTGCAGCGGAAGCGATCGATCGCTCGGTCCGAGCGACGGCTTGTTCGTCAATCTCTCTACGCAGGAACGGGTCTGACTTCGTGCGCGCGCCGGCGAGATGTGTGCGTTCGCACCGACTGGACATTCATACGACCGCGAGACCGCTCAGTAGTGAGTTAAACCAACCTTCCCTGATAGTGAACTGAGACTTGACTGTGATCACTAGTGTCCGTTTCGTCGGCACCAACGAGGTGCCCCAGGAATAGCGGGAGCAAGTGAATGAAGATTCGTAATCGGCTGGTTGCCCTGTCCGTGGCCGTGATGGCCGCCGCGGCGCTGGGAACGGTGTCGGCCACCCAGGCACAGGCCGCGTTGGACCCGTCCAACAGCCTCGGCATCAACTTCGACGCGGACACGACCACCGTGATCGCCAAGACCGGCCAGCCGGTGGTGTTCCCGCAGACCAGGTTGGTGACTCGCACGGACCTGAGCACCCTCGAGGGGACCCTGAACCTTCCCCAGGCGGCGGCCAAGCTGAAGCTCGGCCCGGCCACGCTGGCCAACTTCAAGATCTCGATCATCAACGCGTCGCAGGTGACCGGAACGCTCACGCAGGGTGGCACCGCAGACGCCACGACAATCGACCTGGACGTCTCGCAGACGTTCCAGATCCGACTGGACTCGGTGCAGCCCTTCAACATCAGCACCGGATCGGCGAGCCTGAACCTGGTGCCGAACAACGGAAGCTGCATCACCGCGCCCACCACCGCACGGCTCAAGGGCTCGCTCGACGCCTTCAAGCTGCTGGGCCAGGACGTGCCCGAGGCGGACGCCCACATCAAGGGCACCTACACGATCCCGCCGTTCCAGAACTGCGGACCGTTCGCCGGCGTGCTTAACGCCATCATCGCGGGCCCGAACAACTCGCTGGACGTCCATGTGACGAACCCGGAGTTCATCGTCGGTGACCAGGCGGCGGCGCGCGCGAAGTTCGTCCGCTGATCGCTGACCTCAGCGTCTGAAACACCTCAGCGTCTGAAACACCTCGGCGGCGGGTGGGTCCCATGGACCCGCCCGCCGTTGACGTTTGTGTAGTACCGAAACAACCCGTCGAACGTGCCGAAACAACCCGTCGAACGTGCCGAAACAACCCGTCGAACGTGCCGAACCGACCGTGTGGGCGGGCGGAGAAGGGGCGCACGACGGACTGAGGCACGGTGGGCGGGCGGTTACGGCACGGTGGGCGGGTGCTCAGCCCGGGAACGGACCTGCTCGTCCGAACAGGGCGGGAACCGGCGAGTCCAATTGCGCACCGATCCACGACGCCGCGTCGGCGATGGCGCCACCGTCGATACCGGTGTCGACGCCGGATCGCTGCAACGCGTAGTTCAGATCCTCGGTGGCGATGTTGCCGGTCGCGTTGGGTGCGAACGGGCATCCTCCGAACCCGCCGATGCTGGCGTCCAGGGCGCAGTCGCCGAGGTCGAATGCGGTCAGCGCGTTGGCGTATCCGGTGTTGCGGGTGTTGTGGAAATGCCACCGCAGTGCGACGTCGGGTGCGACCCGCCGCGCACCGGCGTGCAGGGCACGGACCTGTGCGGGTACGCCGACCCCGATCGTGTCGGCGATGGCGATCTCGTCGGGTCCCGACTCCGCCACGCGGGCCATCAGATCGATCACGCGGTCGGCAGGCATCTCCCCGCTGAACGGGCATCCGAACGAGACCGCGAAGGTGACCGTGGTGAACATGCCCGCCGCACGGGACTCGGCGGCGATGCGCTTCCACCGCGCCAGTCCCTCCTCGACGTCGCAGCCCTGATTGCGCTGACTGAATTCGTCGGAACAGACGACGACCACGTTCACCTCGTCGACGCCTGCGGCCAGGGCGCGTTCCAGACCCCGCTCGTTGAGCACCAATCCGATGTAGTCGACGTCGTCCCGCCGCGGGAGCGCAGCCATCACCTCTTCGGCGCCGGCCATCTGGGGCACGCGCTTGGGATTGACGAAGCTGACGGCCTCGATCCGTCGCATGCCCGCGTCGACGGCGCGGGTGATGAAGTCGACCTTGGTGTCCACCGACAGGGCGGTTCGTTCGTTCTGCAGGCCGTCGCGCGGGCCGACTTCCACCACGTGGGTCCCGGCGTGAGTCGTGTTCGTCATCCACCCATCATCACCCCACCCGCTATTGCATACAAGGTTGTGTTGATTCGCGGTTAAATCTTCTGTTTATCGAGACAGATCGCGCCCTCCACGCCTACCTTGCATACAAACAAGCGAAACGGGGCCGTAGTGGAACGTGCAGTCGACCGGGTGTACTCACACATCCGGGCCGCCATTCTCGACGGCCGGTTCGCGCCGGGGTCGAGGTTGGGTGAGGCTGAGCTGGCCGAGGTCACGCAGGCCTCCCGCACCCCGGTTCGAGAAGCGTTGCGCCAATTGGAGGTCGAGGGCCTCGTCGAGGTGTTGCCGCATCGCGGCGCCCGCGTCTACCAGTTCACCTCCGACGACCTCGAGGAGATCTACGACCTCCGCATGACGCTGGAGGCGCTGGCCGCGGGTCGCGCGGCGTCGCGGATCACCGGCGCGCAGCTCGATCAGATGGCCGGCCTGTGCGACCGAATGGAGGCCGCTGCGCTCGACGACGACCTCGAGCTCGTGGCCACCGCCAACATGGAGTTCCACGCCATCGTCCGGACCGCGTCGGCGAGTACCCGTCTCACCTCGATGCTCAGCGCGGTCATCCAGCTTCCGCTGATGATGCGCACCTTCCACCGGTATGCGCCCGAGGACCTGCACCGCAGTGCCGGACACCATCGCGAACTCATCGCCGCGCTGCGCGCCCGGGACGAGGTGTGGGCGGATGCGGTGATGCGATCGCACGTCCGCGCGGCCAAAGCGGTGCTGCTCGCGTCGGTTCGAGCCGACGAAGAGCTGACCATGGCCCAACCGGCAGAAACAACGGCCCAACCGGCAGAAACAACGGCCCAACCCGGGCGTACGACGGCCCACCACGCGCACACGACGGCCCAACCGGCTCAGAGCGGAGTCTGATCATGACCACGGCACACGACACGACACCTCCCACCGCGACCGGCCCGCTGGCCGACCTCCGGGTGGTCGAGATGGGCCAATTGCTGGCTGGCCCGTTCTGTGGTCAACTCCTGGCCGACTTCGGTGCCGAGGTCATCAAACTCGAGGCGCCGGGCGTCGGAGATCCCATGCGGCAGTGGGGACGTGAGAAGCCCTACGGCAAGTCGCTGTGGTGGCCGGTGGTGGCCCGCAACAAGAAGTCGGTCACCTGCGACATGCGCACCCCCGAGGGGCAGGAACTCGCCCGCGACATCATCGGCCGTTCCGACATCGTCGTCGAGAACTTCCGCCCCGGCACCCTCGAGCGATGGAACCTCGGTTTCGACGAACTACGGGCCGACAATCCCGGGCTCATCATGGCGCGCGTCAGCGGCTACGGACAGACCGGTCCGTACTCCACGCGCGCGGGCTACGGGTCGATCGGTGAGGCGATGGGCGGGATCCGTTACGTCACAGGCGATCCCGACAACGCCCCGTCGCGCGCGGGCATCTCGCTCGGCGACTCGCTGGCCGCGGTGTTCGCCACCATCGGCGTTCTCACCGCCCTGCACAGTCGGTCGGTCACCGGCCGCGGACAGCTCGTCGACGCGGCGATCTACGAATCGGTCCTGGCGATGATGGAGTCGATGCTGCCGGAATGGGCGGTGGCCGGATACCAGCGCGAGCGCACGGGCTCGGTGCTGCCGAACGTCTCACCGAGCAACGTCTACCCGACCCGGGGTGGGGAGATGATCCTCATCGCCGCCAACCAGGACACGGTGTTCGGGCGGCTCGCGACGGTCATGGGTCGTGAGGACCTCATCACCGCACCGCGGTTCGCCGGCCACGCCGCACGCGGGGAGAACATGGACGAACTCGACGGCATCATCGCCGCCTGGACAGCCGACCTCGACACCGACGAGCTGCTGGAGACCCTGCACGCCGGGGGAGTCCCCGCCGGTCGGATCTTCACCGCGCGCGACATGTTCGACGACCCGCACTTCGCCGCCCGCGACGCCATCGTCCGGTTGGCCCACCGTGACTTCGGCGAGTTCCCCACGCACAACGTCTTCCCCAAGCTCTCCGACACCCCGGGTGCGGTGCGGCACCTCGGACCCGAACTCGGCGAGCACAACGACGAGATCTACCGACATCTGCTCGACCTGTCCGACGACCGTCGCGCCGACCTCGCGCGCCGCAGCATCATCTGACCCCCATCGCCCACCGGCGTCGAAACAACTAGGAGATCTGCAATGCGATATCGACTCGGAGTGGACGTCGGCGGGACGTTCACCGACGTGCTGCTCCTCGAGGAGACCTCGGGCAGCACCTACCGCGCCAAGACCCCGTCGACGCCCTCGGATCAGTCCATCGGTGTGCTCAACGGCGTCACCAAGGTGTGCAACGACGCCGGCATCGACCCCGGACAGATCGAGCAGGTGCTGCACGGGACCACCGTGGCGACCAACGCGATCCTGCAGGGACGTGGCGCGCGTGTGGGTCTGGTGACCACCGACGGATTCCGTCAGGTCCTGCAGATCGCGCGATCGTTCGTCCCGGGCGGTCTCGCCGGCTGGATCATCTGGCCGAAGCCCGAACCACTGGCCAAGCTCGAACACACCGTGCAGGTGGTCGGTCGGATCGGGGCCGACGGGGGTGAGATCACCCCGCTCGACGAGGAACAGACGCGCGGCGAACTGCGCAAGCTCGCCGGCGCGGACGTCGAGGCGATCACGGTGTCGCTCATCAACTCCTACGCGAACAGCGTGCACGAGGAGCAGGTCGGACGATGGGTTGCCGAGGAGCTGCCCGACATCCCGATCTCGCTGTCGTCGCACGTCCTGCCGGAGATGCGCGAGTACGAGCGCACCCTGACCACGGTGGCCAACAGCTATGTGCAGCCCGAGGTCTCGCGCTACGTCAAGAACCTCGACTCGTCGCTGAAGGAGAAGGGGATCACCGCGCCGCTGTCGATCCTGCGCAGCGACGGCGGCCTGGTTCAGGCGAGCAAGGCCGCCGAGGACCCGGTGTCGCTGCTGTTGTCGGGGCCGGCGGGCGGCGTCACCGGCGCGGTGTGGTTCGCCCAGCAGGCCGGGTACTCCGACTTCCTCACCTTCGACATGGGCGGCACCTCCACCGACGTCGCGCTCGTCCTCGACGGTCAACCCCGCATCGGCCGTGAGACCAAGGTCGGCGACCTCGCGGTCCGCGCGACCAGTGTCGACGTCCGAACCGTCGGTGCGGGTGGTGGTTCCATCGCCCACGTCCCCGAACTGACCAGGGCACTGCGCGTCGGACCGCAGTCGGCCGGTGCCGATCCCGGCCCGGCCGCGTACGGGAACGGTGGCACCGAACCCACGGTCACCGACGCCAACGTCGTCCTGGGTTACCTGCCCAGCGACCTCGCCGGCGGTGAGGTGAAACTCGATGTCGACGCGGCCCGCACGGCTGTCGCCACGATCTCCGACGCCATGGGCCTCGATTCCCCCGAGGCCGCGGCGTCCGGGGTGGTCGACATCGTCAACGAGAACATGTTCGGTGCGCTGCGGCTCGTGAGTGTTCAGCAGGGTTACGACCCACGTGATTTCGCGCTGGTGTCCTTCGGCGGTGCCGGTCCACTGCACGCGAACGCACTCGGTCGACTCACCGGCGCCTGGCCGGTGATCATCCCGCCGTCGCCCGGGGTGCTCTGCGCGTACGGCGACGCCACGACCTGTCTGCGTGCCGAGAGCGCACGTACCCTGATCCGCGCGTTCGTCGACCTCACCAGTGACGAGTTGCGTTCGGTCATCGCCGATCTCGCCGAGGTGGCCACCGAGCGCCTGGAGACCGAGGGGGTGCCGCGGGCGGAGCAGACCGCGACCTATCAGGTGGACCTGCGCTATCACGGCCAGGGCTTCGAGATCCCCGTCGATCTCGACCCCGACGTGCTCACCGGCACCGGAGACCTGTTGGCCGAGTTGGGCAACGCCTTCGACACCGAGCACAAGCGTCTGTTCTCGTTCCTGCTCAAGAACGAGCGTGAGGTCATCAACCTGCGTGTCACCGTGAGCGGGCCCCGTCCCGAGGTCGCCTGGACCGAACTGGCGCAGGGCTCGGAGGATCCGTCGCCGGCGTTGATGAAGGAGTCGC contains:
- a CDS encoding metallophosphoesterase family protein — protein: MTSSTALRVVLTSDTHLPKRAKVLPDELLAAVDDADVVIHAGDWVDLATFELLDARAARLIACWGNNDGPELRARMPERADVTIDGLRVTVVHETGASTGRDKRMSATYPDTDVLVFGHSHIPWDTTTDTGLRLLNPGSPTDRRRQPHCTYMTTTIVDGVLGDVRLHEL
- a CDS encoding hydantoinase/oxoprolinase family protein — encoded protein: MRYRLGVDVGGTFTDVLLLEETSGSTYRAKTPSTPSDQSIGVLNGVTKVCNDAGIDPGQIEQVLHGTTVATNAILQGRGARVGLVTTDGFRQVLQIARSFVPGGLAGWIIWPKPEPLAKLEHTVQVVGRIGADGGEITPLDEEQTRGELRKLAGADVEAITVSLINSYANSVHEEQVGRWVAEELPDIPISLSSHVLPEMREYERTLTTVANSYVQPEVSRYVKNLDSSLKEKGITAPLSILRSDGGLVQASKAAEDPVSLLLSGPAGGVTGAVWFAQQAGYSDFLTFDMGGTSTDVALVLDGQPRIGRETKVGDLAVRATSVDVRTVGAGGGSIAHVPELTRALRVGPQSAGADPGPAAYGNGGTEPTVTDANVVLGYLPSDLAGGEVKLDVDAARTAVATISDAMGLDSPEAAASGVVDIVNENMFGALRLVSVQQGYDPRDFALVSFGGAGPLHANALGRLTGAWPVIIPPSPGVLCAYGDATTCLRAESARTLIRAFVDLTSDELRSVIADLAEVATERLETEGVPRAEQTATYQVDLRYHGQGFEIPVDLDPDVLTGTGDLLAELGNAFDTEHKRLFSFLLKNEREVINLRVTVSGPRPEVAWTELAQGSEDPSPALMKESQVWMDGAYTTAGIYDREKLLAGNVVSGPAIVTEMDSTTLVLSGHAATVDPSGSLIIRPV
- a CDS encoding CaiB/BaiF CoA transferase family protein, which encodes MTTAHDTTPPTATGPLADLRVVEMGQLLAGPFCGQLLADFGAEVIKLEAPGVGDPMRQWGREKPYGKSLWWPVVARNKKSVTCDMRTPEGQELARDIIGRSDIVVENFRPGTLERWNLGFDELRADNPGLIMARVSGYGQTGPYSTRAGYGSIGEAMGGIRYVTGDPDNAPSRAGISLGDSLAAVFATIGVLTALHSRSVTGRGQLVDAAIYESVLAMMESMLPEWAVAGYQRERTGSVLPNVSPSNVYPTRGGEMILIAANQDTVFGRLATVMGREDLITAPRFAGHAARGENMDELDGIIAAWTADLDTDELLETLHAGGVPAGRIFTARDMFDDPHFAARDAIVRLAHRDFGEFPTHNVFPKLSDTPGAVRHLGPELGEHNDEIYRHLLDLSDDRRADLARRSII
- a CDS encoding hydroxymethylglutaryl-CoA lyase, translated to MTNTTHAGTHVVEVGPRDGLQNERTALSVDTKVDFITRAVDAGMRRIEAVSFVNPKRVPQMAGAEEVMAALPRRDDVDYIGLVLNERGLERALAAGVDEVNVVVVCSDEFSQRNQGCDVEEGLARWKRIAAESRAAGMFTTVTFAVSFGCPFSGEMPADRVIDLMARVAESGPDEIAIADTIGVGVPAQVRALHAGARRVAPDVALRWHFHNTRNTGYANALTAFDLGDCALDASIGGFGGCPFAPNATGNIATEDLNYALQRSGVDTGIDGGAIADAASWIGAQLDSPVPALFGRAGPFPG
- a CDS encoding GntR family transcriptional regulator, whose translation is MYSHIRAAILDGRFAPGSRLGEAELAEVTQASRTPVREALRQLEVEGLVEVLPHRGARVYQFTSDDLEEIYDLRMTLEALAAGRAASRITGAQLDQMAGLCDRMEAAALDDDLELVATANMEFHAIVRTASASTRLTSMLSAVIQLPLMMRTFHRYAPEDLHRSAGHHRELIAALRARDEVWADAVMRSHVRAAKAVLLASVRADEELTMAQPAETTAQPAETTAQPGRTTAHHAHTTAQPAQSGV